The stretch of DNA CCCTGCTTCGGGGGGAGCAGTCGCGCTAAACCCCGCAACAGCGTTGATTTTCCTGAGCCATTCGCCCCTACTAAAATCGTAATTTTTTCAGCAGGAATCGCCAGATTAAACTGCTCGACAATTGTCTTCTTGCCGTAATTTAAGGTGAGTTGCTTCGCGCTCAGTTGACTCATGGTTTAACGTTGTTTGATCAATAAATAGAGAAAATAGGGGGCACCAAGGATCGCGGTAATAATGCCACAGGGCAATTCCAAGGGCGCAAATAAAACGCGACCAATCAAGTCCGCCACCACCACCAAGCAGCCGCCCATCAAAGCCGCAGTCGGCAATAATCCTTGGTGAACATTGCCGACCCACTGGCGCGCAATGTGGGGCGCAACTAAACCGACAAACCCAATGGCCCCCGCCGTTGCCACCGATGCCCCAGCCAAGGCCGTACTGACCAAGATTAATAATCCCCGTCGCACCTCGATGGAAACCCCTAAACCTTGGGCGAGGTCATCACCGAGATGAAAGCCGTTTAATTCTTTACTCATGAGCCAAGCCACACTACTGCCAATCACGATCCACGGCACGAGGGCGATCGCCTGCTCCCAACTGCGCCCATAGACACTGCCCGCCAGCCACACCAACGCCTGGGAAACTTGATTGATGTTGCCGAAGGTGACGAGTAAATTGGTCAGGGCCGCCGCAATCAAATTGAAACCAATGCCCACCAAAATGAGTCGCAAGGGTGAACTGCCTCCCTGCCAAGCGATCAGATAAATCAACACCGTCACCGCCAGGGCACCACCAAAGGCCGCGAGGGGTAATACCGCCACAGACACGCCCGGAAAGATCACAATTAAACTCACCGCTGCCAAGGCTGCACCGCTATTGATGCCGATAATGCCCGGTTCCGCTAAGGGATTGCGGGTTAAGCTCTGGATAATTGTCCCGGCGATCGCCAAGCCCACTCCCACCAGCCAGGCCACTAAAATTCGGGGCAAACGCAGGGTCAACAAGACAAAGCTGGCATCACTATCGCCGTTAAAACCCAGTAATGTTTGGAGAATTTCAAGGGGCGGAATAAAAAATTCCCCCACGCCCAAGCTGATGATCATCGCCGCGAGGGTACTTATGAATAAAAAGGCGATCGCCAAGGGCACCCGTCGGTCTAACTGCAACGAAAAGGGTAAGAAATTAGGCCGAAAAGTTAGGGGGGTTTTGCTCATCGTTTCACCTTGGCGCGAATCAGATAAATAAAGAATGGCGCACCAATGAGAGGCATCACCAAACCAACGGGTAACTCCTGGGGCTGAATGAGCAACCGCGCCAGAATATCCGCCCACAGCAGCAAAATTCCGCCCATTGCCGCTGCGTAGGGCAAGATCCAGCGGTATTCCGTCCCCACCAAAAATCGGGTCATGTGCGGCACAATCAGTCCCACAAAGCCAATCGGCCCGGCGATCGCCACACTCCCCCCAGCCAACAGCAGCACACAAACCGCCGCCAAGATCTTAATAATGAGGGTATTTTGTCCCAATCCCTGGGCCATATCCTGCCCCAAACTGAGCAGGGTAATTTGTTTACCAAGGCTCAAAGAAAGCAATAAACCAATAATTAAATAGGGCAAAACTTGGAGGAGTAAATCAAGATCACGACCCGCCACCGAACCAGCCAACCAAAAGCGAATTTGATCCAAAGTTTGTTGACTGACGATTAAAATGCCGCTGGTCATGGACGCGAGAAAAGCGGTAAAAGAGGCTCCCACCAAGGTCAAATTGAGCGGCGAAGCCCCACCCCGACCCAGGGACGCAAAGCCATAGACTAAAACCGCCGTTAAACCCGCACCTAATAAAGCAAAACCCGCATAAAGATTCAGAGAATTGCCGCCACCAATTAATGTCGCTAACACCACCGCAAAGGCCGCCCCCGCATTTACCCCCAAAATCGCCGGCGAAGCTAAAGGATTTCCGGTAATCCCCTGCATCAGACTCCCTGCAACGGCCAAAGCTGAACCGACCACCAAGGCAATGAGCGATCGCGGTAAACGAACTGTCCGAATTACAAGCTGTTCCGTAGACCCATCAAATTGAAAAATTGACCCATAAATTTCTGCCACAGAAATATCAGCCGCCCCAAAATTCAGACTAGCCAAAAAACTCACCAGAAGTAAGGCAAAGCTGATCAATAAACCTCCCATGAGACGTATCGACCGGGGTAAAAATAAAGCGGAAAAAAAATTGGTTTGGGTCACAACACTTGAAAAATCAACCGAAACGGCATAGGACAAGACTTAGAAAAAATCAGAAATAGGAATATTATTCAACTAATTCCCCTTCATCCCAGGTGCCTTCAATGCGCGTGCCATCGCTGAAGATGTAAACACCGGCCCCTTGGTAAAGATCATTTTGAAAATTGCCTTCGTAGCGATCGCCATCGGCATATTCACAGACCCCTTGGCCGTTGAGCAGATTATCGGCAAACTCCCCTTCGCAGCGATCGCCATTTTGGTAAGTAAAAGTGCCTTGGCCCACAAAGTTACCACCCACAAATTCGCCAGCATATTCATTGCCATTGGCGAGGGTATAAACCCCTTGGCCGGTAATTGCGCCGAGGGCCACTGCTCCGGTGTACTGGCTGCCATCACTAAAGGTAAATGTTCCTTCCCCATCTGGGAGATCGTTTTTTAGCTCGCCTTCATAGCGATCGCCATTGCTATATTCACAGGAACCAGGCCCCGTGAGATTTCCCTCTACAACTGTACCCGTACAGCGATCGCCATTTTGGTAGGTGAAAGTCCCCTCACCGCTGGGTACCCCGGCAACAAATTCGCCAGTATAGCTGCCGCCATCGGTAGTGGTAAAAGTGCCTTGGCCGTGGGGTTGTCCTGCTTCAAATTCGCCTTCGTAGCGATCGCCGTTGCCATATTCACAAGTGACCTGGCCCTGAAGTTGACCTTCCACCAGTTCCCCCTCGCATTGGCCCCCATTCGGTAAAGAGATAGTCACTGCACTGGCGATCGCCCCTGTAAAGAGAGTGCCTAAAGCTGCTAAACCCAAAGAAAAAAATGTCTTGTAAATGACCATAATCTAATTGCAATCTTCAAATATTCAAATAAAGTAATGACTCAAAACATACGAACCAATCAGACCTAACCACCCGTTTCCGATGTGGGTACCGCCTGTTGCTGTTGTTGCTGTTGTTGCTGTTGACGCTGCCGTTCTAGTTCGACTTGGCGTTGACGTTCAGCTTCCGCCTGTCTCTGACGCTCAAGCTCAGCCTGGCGTTGTCTTTCCTGTTCAGCTTGTCTTTGACGCTCCAATTCTGCCTGACGTTGGCGCTCAGCTTCCGCCTGTCTCTGCCTTTCCGCTTCTGCTTGTTGCTGTCGTTCGGCCTCGGCCTGTCTTTGTTGCTCGGCTTCCGCCTGGCGTTGTTGTTCTTGGGCTGCTTGATTCTGTTCTTGACGTTGTTGTTCAGCTTCGGCCTGTTGTTCTTGAGCGGCTTGCTGTTCTTGGGCTTGATTTTCCTGTTGTTCTTGTTGTTGGCGCGCTAATTCCGCCTGGCGTTGACGTTCGGCCTCGGCTTGTCGCTGCCGTTCCAGTTCAGCTTGGCGTTGCTCCTCTGCTTCCGTTTGGCGCTGTTTAGCCTCCCGTTCAAAGTCAGTGCCCGGTTGCGCAAAGTTAATCGCTAAACGTACCCGCCGCTGTTCACCACTGGGACAACGAATGCCCCGGGCAGCGGAGAGGGCCGCCTGATCAAGGGCTGAGTAATTACTAGAGCGCAGGATTCTTGCTTGGGCCACACTGCCATTTGTACTTGTAATCACCTCAACCACAGGTCTTGCCTCAATTCCCCTAGAGGCAAGGGAAGCAGGAAACTGCGGTTGGCTGGGGGCAGAACAACCGGCTCCAGATGCGACAGGGGCCGCAGGAGGATTATTGCTTGGGCGAGTTGGAGCAGACCGTTGAGCTGCTGTTTGATTGCCGGGCCTACCGCTACTGTTTGTGTTGGGATTACCTTGGCGATTTTCGTTCTGCAGGCTGCCACGGAGACCTGCATTATTGGCTGCACTAAGGGGGGCGGAGGAAACACCAGGACTTGTTGGCTTAGAACGGTTCGCTCCGGTTGCCGTGCTCCCAGGCTTTGTGGTGGCATTGCGCTCGGCTCCTGATGCGGCGGCCTGTAGTTGACCCCGCAATGGGTTTGAATTTTCAGGCGATAGGGGAGCAGGGGCATTCTCGGACACCTGAGATTCCGGTTCGGACGCAGATTCCTGGGGTTCTGGCTCAGAGGTCGTTTCCTGAACTTGGGGTTCTGGCGGTGCTTCCTGGGGGCGAACTGTAGGAGCCGCAGCCGTTACCGTTGGCTGGGGGATTGGCACAGGGCTATTGGTCACTGCACTTGGAGCAGGCACACTCGGAGTTGCCGCAGATGTTGGCAGAGTGTCCAGGGGTTCTGGAGGTGTTTCTTCCGTGACTTCCGGCTCTTCAACAGGCGGCGTTTCAGTGACGATAAATTCTAAGGGCGGTTGTTCCGTAGAGACCGTTTCTACCGGGGGTAACCAGCGCAACCCTAACAAAGCCCCTGCGTGGAGGACAACAGAGCCTGTCAACCCGCAGGCCAACCATTTTTTCAGGACTTCTTGTTCATTTTGCCGCTCTTGCTGACAAAGGTCAGACATACTCATGGGGCTTTCCTTACCATCAGTTGCAAAGTTACTGTAAAGCAATCTACAGCTTATCAGTAATAAGAATTTATTTCAATAAAAATTCTTCAACAAAATAAAGTTATTCAAGGATGCTTTAGAAAAATAAAGCGAAAATCAATTGTTAATGGGTTTATTGGTAAATTTCTGGCAAAAATACGGCAATTCTTACAAATTATGTCTTACGTACTAGATTTTTGGATAACTTTAAGTGATTCCATACCTGGAGACTTTCCAAAAAGTTTCCTAACCTGCTACAACTGCAAGACATTACCAGACAAAATAATGCCTCCCTTTCTCAAAGAGAAACATTCTAGAGAGCAAAAGCATAATTTCTGATACTGCTTAAGTCTCCTTCCGTGGGTCAAGGTTTGGTACGAGTTAGTTTTCAAGAAATTCCAAAGATAATAAGTCATCAATGACTGCCTGGGCAGCAAGGGGGCCACTAACAAGCCAATGACCGCCTACCAGATAGACTTGATCTTGTTTGACTGCTCCTAAACGAGACCAGAGTGGAGTATCTGCTAATTTTTTGAGCTGCGCTTGGGACTCTTTTTCAATGCGAGGCTGGTAATCATAAACTACGACAAAAATAATATCCCCATCGGCATCTTGTAAGCGTTCTTGACTAAGAGACATCTGAATTGGGTTTCCTACGATGGCTAAGGCTTGGTTTTGATCTAAATTTTGGGCTGCAGGTCGCCCCAAACCAATATCTGCCAAAATTTGGCCAATAAACGAATCTTTGAGATAAACGCTAATTTTGTCTGGATAGAGACGGATTACTGATACTTCTATTTCTGAACGTTGCTTACCTAGTTGTTGTTTTAGATTGGTAATCTGCCCTTGATAATCTGTGATGACCCGGTTCGCCATTTCGGGTTCCTGGAAGACCTCACCCAATAAACCGAACAATTTCTTGCCAATGGCCACTATTTTGATTGTTGGCGAGAACCGTGGGGGCAATTTGGCTCAGTAAGTCATAGGTCGTTTGTTCTTGGCCATCGGCCAACCCGATAATCAGATCAGGCTTCAGGGCGACAATCTTTTCTAAGTTGAGGGGCCAACCGAGAATTTCGATGTCTGCTAGCTGTGTTTCTAGGTGTAGTAGGACATCCGTTTGGGCAGCTAGGGGCTGGATGTCCATGGCCAAGGCAGATTCTAGGGTTGTTCCTCCTAAGGTTACAATCCGCTGAGGCTCTAGGGGAACGCAGGTTTCTCCCAGGGCGTGTTGCATCAGATGACAGTCTGGGCGCAGATTGGTCTCAACTGAGCGATCGCCAGTGCAACTAGTAATGAACCAGAAGGTTAAAAGTGTGAAAATAATGAATCGCCTTGGTTTGAACATGCAGCCTTATCCACCAAAATTAGAACATTTTCTTTGTTCTACCCATTACCAACTCAGGCGATAACTTGCCGTGAGAGTTCTCCCGGATTCAGCTAAGTTAGATGCTCTTAGAGCCTGTGAGTAGACAGAAGAATATTGATGATCAAATAGATTTTGGACACCGATTTGTAGGGTGCCGCCGCCGAGACTCACACTGCTGATATAGTCCACGACAACATAACCTTCAATTGCCTTAGGATCGACCGGTCTACCACGATCATCAAGGGTTTCAGAGGCGCGATCGCGATCACCGACATATAACAGTTGCAGACGATTATTCCAGCCTGGCAAAGTTTCATGTTGCACATAGGCGGTTAGTTTGAGTGGTTGAATGCTGAAACTATTGAGAGCTTGGAAATCACCATCGTCATTGGGGTCAGATTCCCCCTCGTTCCAACCAACGACGGCCCCAAGTTGCCAGCGATCGCTCGGTTGCCAGTCTACACTCGCTTCTACTCCGTAGATTCTCTCTGGAGCCCGTTGTAGCGTGAGAATACCTCGGTCGTTTTCCACTAATCTGGCACCCAAATCCGAAGTATTGTAAAAACCAGCGAGAGAAAACTGCACCGTATCCCAACGACCACGAAAGCCCAGTTCATACTGATTAACTTTCTGGGGTTGTAGATCATCGATAGAGCCATCAATAGTAAAAGTAGAAGGCGTAGGCGGAAAGCCCAAAAAACTTAAAAAGCGAGGCACAGAAAAACCTTGGGAAAAGTTGGCAAAGGCACTCAACTCAGGCGTCATTTGATATACAGTCCCAACATTGAAAACCGTTGAATCAAAGGTGCGCTCTCCTCCCTCGATAGTCGCTTCAGCCTCATCAAAGCCCGGATCAAAAAAGCGATTAAAATCATCATCATAGAAGGTTACATAGTCATCAACGCTGAACCCAAAACGGTCATAGCGTATCCCACCACTCAACAAAAATTTATCGGTGACATCCCATTGCAACTGTCCAAACAGACCTAAGTTATCAAGATCGTAGGCCGGAGCGAGGTTGTCATATTCATTAATTAATCGTGCGAAAAATGCCGTCTTGATCAAATGCAACAGGATCTGCTTCTTCCGTAACGCTAGCGCCGTTTTTCTGAAATTCAAAATCAGCTCCCCACAATAAATTGGCATTCTCTGCTAGAGGAGTATCAATTTGCAGTTGTCCACCAAATGCCTCTTCCTCGGCCCGAGTTAAAACAATGGCATCAAAGAAGAAATCATTTCTTGCGTCACTGGGAATGCCACTCTGGAAGCTATTACGATAATAGGCCTGAACATCAACTTGGCTATCTAAAAAAAGATTGTCGTGGGTGTAGGTGAGATAGGTGCTTAAACTCCGAATTTCAGGATCCGTAGCACCTGAAAAACCAATAGTGCGGCGGGTTGCGAGGGTTTTGCCATTGGGGTCACTGTTGGGAACAGGGAGAATTTCAATGTCGCGATCATCGGAATTATAGGTAAAGTTAAATTCCAACCGTTGCGCTTCATCAATATCTATCCCCAACTTCGCCAAAAGACCAAGACTCTCTGTGTTATCCAGAGTACGGTTATCCGTCGGAATTAAATCTCCTTCTGCATCGTAAAAATCTCCCGTTGTTGTCCGACTTAGGGAGAGCCGATAGTCAACATTGCCTTCCTTGCCGGAAATGCCATAGCGTAAATCTGTACCAACACTTTCTTCTTCGCCAAAGGCAAGATTATTAAATCCAACTTCAGCTGTAGAAAGAAACTGTTCTTCTTGGGGCCGACGGGTAATGATATTAATCACCCCCCTAGGGCTTCTGCACCATAAATGGCTGTGGGGCCACTGACCACCTCAATGCGTTCGATCTGATCGGGGTCAATATACTCCAATTGAATATTCGGGCTACGATTGGAGCGTTGGGGAATGCCGTCAATTAAAACAGAAAAATCCCGGCCTCGTAGGGTTTGTGCGTTGGCACGATTTGATAGGTTAGGAGCGCCCAGGCCAGGCACGAAGCGAGAGATAATATCAGCAGTGTTGTTACTCACAGCACTTTGTGCTTCGATCTGTTGGCGATTAATAACCGTAATTGAGCGGGGAATATCAAGGGGGTCTTCCTCTGTCCGGGTGGCAGTGACCACTAACTCAATGACCTCTAAGTCTTCAGTTTCTGCCATGGCAGTCACCACATTGAGGCTTAACCCTTGGGGACTTTGGACAATCTCGGCTTGAGGCGCGTTTGTGTCTCCGGTAATCGTTACTTGAAGGGTGTTGGGATCGAGATTGAGAGCTGTTATTTCCGTTATTCCCAGAATAGGATCAACTTCACGAAATGTACTTCTCGATAATTGAGCATTGGGAATAGTCGCAATAATACTATTGCCTTCTTTTACAATGGCAGCTTCTAAGGGGACATTATCTGAAGTATCTAAAATAACTTCTAGTCCGAAATCCGTTGTCAAAACTCGAATATCAATGACGGTGTTCACCTGGGCAAAAACAGGTGCAGTGGCAACGACTGGAGCGATTCCAGCCACAAGCATATGGCTCAGTAAAGTTCTTTTCATGTCTGTCCTCACACAAAACTAAATTGCCCAATCGTGATCTTGGGAAATATCCCCAAGCAACTGTTGCTAAAGAGATTCAATAAGCCTACAGGGTGAAAAGGTAATTTTGGAGGGGTTGACCTCTTTGAAACGGACCCTTAACCTCTTTGAGGCGGACTAAATTTGTTTTTGGGTGCAGTATAAGCTTGGTGCAATTCCAAATTTTTTGCGGAAAGCGGTATTAAAGGAAGTAGGACTGGCATAACCCACGGTCTTTGCGGCGTCTTTAACTTGCATTTGTCCGCTCAAAAGTAATTCTTGTGCTTGCTCAAGACGGCGATCGCGCAAATATCCAAATACTGTAGTGCCAAAGACTTCGCGAAAGCCTTGCTTCAGTTTGCGGTCATTGATGCCGACTAATTTTGCGAGCTCTGTCAGGGAAGGGGGCGTCGATAATCGTTGCAGGAGAATTTCACTCGCTTCATAAATACAGTCAATGTCCTTATTGGGTAACTTGGGAGAAGATTTTCTATGGGTTTGATCAAGTTGATCAATTTGCAGCGAAATTAATTCTAAAATTTTCCCTTCTAAATAGAGTTGTTTTGTTACGCCTTGATATTGACAGTTAAGAATTTGCTGAAGCACCAGTTGAATGATTGGATTAATAGGCAAAGATTTTCGGTAAACCCAATCTTCTGTGGGTGAGCTTAGTCGGTATGCAATTGAATTTTTGGTTGACAAAAAAGGAGAGATTAATCGATTAAAATAATCCACGCCCATATGAATGCTAATGATTAATCGTTTCTCCCGTTCTGGATGTTGCAGGCAGTCTTGGGGAGCAATTCCACCGCTAAAGACAAAACTTTCTCCTGCCTTGATTTCGCCTAATGATGAAATTTGACAACTACCTTGCAGATAAAAACAAAATTCTAAACAATGCTTTCGTTCTGGCAATTTGAGTACCAGAGCATTTTTGGAACGGTAGTTCGTAATTGAGAGGGAAATGTGGGGATTAATCCAAATTTCTTTCTCGATGCCATGACCCAATTGAAAACTATATTGCCAGCTTTTTTCAAAGTTACTATTAATTGAATGCTGCAGGACTGCTGCTTCTTGCATTAATTCCCAATATTGATCTAGTGAAATAACAATAGCCATTAATCAGCAATAGCTCGCGTAAATAGTAACTCTTGCCCAAGATTATACAGGAGATGAATATTTATTGCTATATACTTGCAATAAATTGCGTAAATCATGGTCCCTAAGTTTCTAATTAACGATCTGGTCTATTGGCAAGTAGCGATCGCCGGAAGAAAAAGACCAATAATCAAAACAACTACTGAGCCAACAAAAATTGACGTAACTCTTCTAGGATCAGTTCTGTGCCGAGGGGTCCATTGAGACCATTCCACATCCAGTAAGTTGCGAAATAAACTTGATCTGCTTGGCTGGCAGGTAGGGCTTGGGCGATCGCATTCTCTGCCCAATCTTTCTCAATGCCTGCCGTCTGTGCCGCCAATAATTCATCGGTATTGGCTGTTGAGATATCTTGGTTATTGCCCACATCATAGCCCAAAACAAAAATACGGTCTGCTTCATCCATTGTCGGTAACACTTCCAGGGAAAGAGGTGCATAGTTCAGGGTCGTAGGCGGCGCAATCACTTGAAAGCCCAAACTTTCCATCAATTCACCAAGGTAGCTTTTTGGAGTAATCGCAATAATTTCACCACTGTTAAGACGACTAGCACCCAGGAGCAGGGCTTTGGGTGCGGCTTCGATGGCGACACTTAGATCACTACGGGCTTCGGCAACGAGGTCATCATAACGGGCGATCGCCGCTGTCTCTTTTTCTGGACTGCCAAGGGCTAAGGCCAAGGCTTGGATATTTTTTTGCCACTGTCCTTCCTTGGTGCGAATATCCCAGAGCAACGTCGGCGCAATTTGGGAAAGCAGTTTATAGTTGTCCTGATTACGCCCCCCTTCGCCAACGATGAGATCCGGTTTTAACCGGGTCAAGACTTCTAGGGAGGGTTGACTAGAATCACCAACATTAACGGGCTGAGTCGTTACAAATTGGCCAAGGTAGGGGATCTGGGCCTCAGGGTTATCAAAGGTTTCTAGGTGAGCAAAGGCATTGACACTCCCAAGTCCCGCTGGTTGACGTCCCAGGGAAAGCAACAAATCGAGCGAATGGTCCCCCAGTACCACTACTTTTTGCGGTGTACCACAGACCGTTGTGGAGCCCATCAGATGGGGTACTTCCCGACAATCGGTAGCAACGGGAGTCTCCGGCATTTCGCCAGCACAAGCCCCCAGCAAAATCACAATTAAGAAGCCGCACACACTCAGCAGCCAATAGGGTAATTGAAAAAATCGCAGCATAAATCGATTGTTGCGCCCCCAGCGCGAATAAAATCTACCAAAAATGTTTTTAGAACTCAACCGCGAGGGTACCCAGAACCGTAAAGCCTTCGCCAGGATACACTTCAAAGCGATTATTGCGGGTGCCTGTGATGTGCTCGACATCAAAGAGATTGCGGAAATTTAAAGCCGCCCGCCAGTTGTCCTGTCGGTAGGCGATCGCCGCATTAGTGAGGAAATAATCCCCTAGGCTAAAGCTGTTGTTGAGATCCCCGAAGCGATCGCCCACATAGTTCACGCCGACTCCAAAACTCAGCCCCTTAAGCGACCCCGTTTGCAACTCGTAGGTCGTCCAAAGATTAGCGCTATGGTAAGGGGAATTGATCAGACGATTTCCCGCTTGACCATCATTGTTCGCCGTCACCCGGGCGTCGGTATAAGCATAGTTCGCCACGATTTTCCAGCCGGGGAGAATTTCCCCCATCACATCCAGTTCAATCCCTTGGCTACGTTGCTGACCTGCGTTGATCGAAAAACCAATATTGTCCGGATCCGAGGTGGCAACATTATTTTTACGGATATCAAAATAGGCCAAATTAGCAACTAAGGCTCCTTCTAGTGCCTCGGCCCGCACCCCAACTTCAAACTGCTCTCCCACTTCGGGCGGTAATGTATCCCCATCGACATTTGTGCCACTGTTAGGCGCAAAAGACTGACTATAACTGGTATAGAGAGAAATCGGTTCAATAGGACGGTAAACCACTCCTAGGCGAGGCACAAAAGCATCATCATTCTGAGTTGTTTCAGTGAGTGAGGTAGGATTCACAACACGTTGGGAAACGGTGTCATAGCGTAGCCCTGCCAAAATATGGAGGCGATCGCCAATATCCATCTGATCCTGAAGATAAATACCAACCGCATTAATATAAGTATCTCCAAAACGAATAATGGGTTGGGTCTCAAAATCTGGCTGTGGCACTACGCCATAAACTGGATTAAAAATATTTTGAGTAAAGTATGAATCTGGCCCAAAACCACGCAGTTTGTTCCCTAACTGATTTCGATGAATATAATCCACGCCCATCAGTACCGTATGGTCAACTGCTCCTGTGGAAAATTCCCCAACGACATTCGTTTGCACAGCGTAGGTACTACTGGGTTGATCCAGTTGAATATAGCTCCGGTCTAGATCGCCAGTGGTGGGATCAAAGCCTAACGTAAATGAAGACTCAAAAATGGTGTTGTAGGCAATGTAGTTAAACCCATTCCGCACTTTCCAGTTGTCACTAAAGCGGTGCTCAAACTCATACCCTGTGCGCCAGTAGGTCGCTTCGTTAATATCATCAAGCTGACTCAAGTTTCGATCAAAGGGGATGTCTGCCACGCTATCCCCAATTGCCACCAGGCCTGTATCATAGGGCCGCTGGTCAGCGGAATATTCCACAAACAGATCTAAATCCGTGCGATCGCCAATCTGCCAAGTCAGTGTTGGGGCGATAAAAGTCCGTTCTAGATCAACATTAAAATTTCGATAGTAATCGCTGTTCCGGTAGAGGGCATTTAGGCGGTAGAGCAAGTTACCATCCTCATTTAAGGGGCCTGACAGATCCACCCCCACCGCAACCTGATTTCGATTACCCAGCTCCAGAGTTGCCTCATAGACCGGTTCAGACAGAGGTTTTTCACTGACTAGGTTAATGACCCCACCCGGCTCCGAGACCCCATAGAGAATTGCGGCTGGCCCCTTCAATACCTCAACTTGTTCGATATTTGCCAGCTCAGGATAACCAATGTTGCCACTGAAGCCGAAGGTCGGCCGAAAACCATCCCATAATACCGAAGCACTATCAAAACCTCGCACCACGAACCGTTGTCCCCGCGCATCCGCCGAATTTTGTAGAACACCACTGGCATTGCGCAAGGCATCATCGAGGCTACTTACCCCTTGATCTGCCAAAATAGCTTTGGGAATCACCTGAATTGATTGGGGAATTTCTGCGAGGGGAGTATCAGTACGGGTTGCTGTTGTCGCTTCACTGACAGTGTAGCTATTCGCCGTCCTATCTGCCGTGACCACAAGCTCTAAATTTTCCGCAATTGATTCATCCGGCGTAACCTCAAGAATAAGTTGTTTGCCCTCTAATCGTGGTGCTACCATCGGCGGCGCTGTTAGACCCGTAATGATAAGTTGTCCACCACC from Picosynechococcus sp. PCC 7002 encodes:
- a CDS encoding ABC transporter substrate-binding protein, yielding MLRFFQLPYWLLSVCGFLIVILLGACAGEMPETPVATDCREVPHLMGSTTVCGTPQKVVVLGDHSLDLLLSLGRQPAGLGSVNAFAHLETFDNPEAQIPYLGQFVTTQPVNVGDSSQPSLEVLTRLKPDLIVGEGGRNQDNYKLLSQIAPTLLWDIRTKEGQWQKNIQALALALGSPEKETAAIARYDDLVAEARSDLSVAIEAAPKALLLGASRLNSGEIIAITPKSYLGELMESLGFQVIAPPTTLNYAPLSLEVLPTMDEADRIFVLGYDVGNNQDISTANTDELLAAQTAGIEKDWAENAIAQALPASQADQVYFATYWMWNGLNGPLGTELILEELRQFLLAQ
- a CDS encoding AraC family transcriptional regulator, which codes for MAIVISLDQYWELMQEAAVLQHSINSNFEKSWQYSFQLGHGIEKEIWINPHISLSITNYRSKNALVLKLPERKHCLEFCFYLQGSCQISSLGEIKAGESFVFSGGIAPQDCLQHPEREKRLIISIHMGVDYFNRLISPFLSTKNSIAYRLSSPTEDWVYRKSLPINPIIQLVLQQILNCQYQGVTKQLYLEGKILELISLQIDQLDQTHRKSSPKLPNKDIDCIYEASEILLQRLSTPPSLTELAKLVGINDRKLKQGFREVFGTTVFGYLRDRRLEQAQELLLSGQMQVKDAAKTVGYASPTSFNTAFRKKFGIAPSLYCTQKQI
- a CDS encoding TonB-dependent receptor; the encoded protein is MNNHLCHWSALTILGVTGIAILNAAPVIAETQDFEVLPPTIEISSENADVLTDVQVQATESGLVITFETTAEALPAVTTTTVGDRLIIEIPDVILSLPGENIVEVLQPTAEIESVQISPGENGGGQLIITGLTAPPMVAPRLEGKQLILEVTPDESIAENLELVVTADRTANSYTVSEATTATRTDTPLAEIPQSIQVIPKAILADQGVSSLDDALRNASGVLQNSADARGQRFVVRGFDSASVLWDGFRPTFGFSGNIGYPELANIEQVEVLKGPAAILYGVSEPGGVINLVSEKPLSEPVYEATLELGNRNQVAVGVDLSGPLNEDGNLLYRLNALYRNSDYYRNFNVDLERTFIAPTLTWQIGDRTDLDLFVEYSADQRPYDTGLVAIGDSVADIPFDRNLSQLDDINEATYWRTGYEFEHRFSDNWKVRNGFNYIAYNTIFESSFTLGFDPTTGDLDRSYIQLDQPSSTYAVQTNVVGEFSTGAVDHTVLMGVDYIHRNQLGNKLRGFGPDSYFTQNIFNPVYGVVPQPDFETQPIIRFGDTYINAVGIYLQDQMDIGDRLHILAGLRYDTVSQRVVNPTSLTETTQNDDAFVPRLGVVYRPIEPISLYTSYSQSFAPNSGTNVDGDTLPPEVGEQFEVGVRAEALEGALVANLAYFDIRKNNVATSDPDNIGFSINAGQQRSQGIELDVMGEILPGWKIVANYAYTDARVTANNDGQAGNRLINSPYHSANLWTTYELQTGSLKGLSFGVGVNYVGDRFGDLNNSFSLGDYFLTNAAIAYRQDNWRAALNFRNLFDVEHITGTRNNRFEVYPGEGFTVLGTLAVEF